The following nucleotide sequence is from Candidatus Zixiibacteriota bacterium.
CGAGCACCCGCATCTCGAACAGGCGTTCGAAGAAGCCGTCAAGCTGCACGTGGAAGGCAGGGACCTGCTCAAACTGAAGGATTTGCTCGAACGCTGGTTGCGACAGAACCCCGGCCACGAAAGGGCGCAGACGCTGCTCGCACGGCTGGACCAGGAGCTGATTCGCCTCCAGATGCAATCACGTCAACCCGATGGTGCGCCGAATCCATGAACCTGCTCGTTGTGAACTGGAATGACCTGAAAAATCCCTTTGCGGGCGGGGCGGAAGTGCATATCGAGGAACTGCTGCGCCGGCTGGTGCAGTACGGTCACCGGGCGACTTTGTTGTGTTCCGGTTTTCCCGGCGGAGCGGGGGAGGAGACGGTCGAAGGCGTGCGGATTGTGCGCCGCGGCAATCGGTATACATTCAACCTGCATGTTCCCTTCGCGCTCCGCAAGCTGGCCCGGCAGGACAGGTATGACCTGCTGATCGAGGATATCAACAAGATCCCGTTCTACACGCCGTTGTATCTGGATATGAAGCGGCTGGTGGTGGTTCCTCACCTGTTCGCCACCACCGTGTTCCACGAGGTGAATGTGGTTCTGGCGACATACGTGTATCTCGCCGAACGACCGCTGATACCCGTATACCGCGGTTGTCACTTCAACGTGATTTCCGAATCGACCGCCCGCGACATGATTGCCCGGGGAATTCCCGAGCGGGATATATCAATCATCCATTGCGGCATCGACCGCTCGCGCTATTCGTACGATCCGTCGGTCGGCAAGTATGACGTTCCCACCATTCTGTATCTCGGCCGCATCAAGAAGTACAAGTCCATACAGCACCTCATTGCGGCCTTTCGACTGGTGCGCGATCGGGTGCCCGGCTCCCGGCTGATGGTGGTGGGCGACGGTGATTATGTGAAACCCCTGAAGGAACTGGCGGCCGGTCTGGGTCTGGCGGCACACGTCGAATTCCCCGGCTTTGTCTCCTCCGCAGAGAAAGTCGACCGTCTGCGTCGCGCCCATGTGGCGGTG
It contains:
- a CDS encoding glycosyltransferase family 4 protein, which encodes MNLLVVNWNDLKNPFAGGAEVHIEELLRRLVQYGHRATLLCSGFPGGAGEETVEGVRIVRRGNRYTFNLHVPFALRKLARQDRYDLLIEDINKIPFYTPLYLDMKRLVVVPHLFATTVFHEVNVVLATYVYLAERPLIPVYRGCHFNVISESTARDMIARGIPERDISIIHCGIDRSRYSYDPSVGKYDVPTILYLGRIKKYKSIQHLIAAFRLVRDRVPGSRLMVVGDGDYVKPLKELAAGLGLAAHVEFPGFVSSAEKVDRLRRAHVAVLPSLKEGWGLTNIEANAVGTAVVAADSPGLRDSVRDGVTGYLYEYGNVGRLAEKLIRLLQNETERKRLEQGALDWARTFDWDAAARAFETVARDVAEGRR